A window of the Haloarcula litorea genome harbors these coding sequences:
- a CDS encoding peroxiredoxin family protein — MSLEGETAPSFTLQSTAGGEVSLDDHLGDGPTVVVVNRGHWCSFCAEQLQTFSEVSYDLWFNDDVDVVPVVTDPLPKVTEMRDRYDLDFQLLADPDGEVAERYSGTEETSHGVTGIAAVYVLDSDGTVRYEQVADHPADRTYGNWVRYFVRNGFEDPFGN; from the coding sequence ATGAGTCTGGAAGGCGAGACGGCTCCGTCGTTCACACTACAGAGCACCGCCGGCGGCGAGGTATCGCTCGACGACCACCTCGGCGACGGTCCGACGGTCGTCGTCGTCAACCGCGGTCACTGGTGTAGCTTCTGTGCCGAGCAACTGCAGACGTTCAGCGAGGTCTCCTACGACCTGTGGTTCAACGACGACGTGGACGTCGTCCCCGTGGTCACCGACCCGCTACCGAAGGTGACGGAGATGCGGGACCGCTACGATCTCGACTTCCAGCTACTGGCCGACCCCGACGGCGAGGTGGCCGAGCGCTACAGCGGCACCGAGGAGACCAGTCACGGCGTGACCGGTATCGCCGCCGTCTACGTCCTCGACAGCGACGGCACGGTCCGGTACGAGCAGGTCGCGGACCACCCCGCCGACCGGACGTACGGCAACTGGGTCCGGTACTTCGTCCGCAACGGCTTCGAGGACCCGTTCGGGAACTGA
- a CDS encoding DUF1405 domain-containing protein: MATEEGVGGRIEAIVARRFDGPVPEDPGLPWYVAPLPTWLENVALRLAWPIAVINLLGTLFGFWYYAGRPLDLAPPLVEGQLGAAPPLAYPLIPDSPVATLFIGLSFAAWRLDWDVQWLHALAFFGCIKLGLWTPYVQLVVNGVGNLPLWLYWFLILSHLAMAVEAFVIHRYAAFSIPAVAVATGWYLFNDVVDYFVPVLDGPHHTFLRAEPLVGAYQFDHTVPAHDLAAAWAVVLTVLAVFLALATRVERLRTT, encoded by the coding sequence ATGGCAACCGAGGAGGGAGTGGGCGGGCGCATCGAGGCCATCGTCGCGCGGCGGTTCGACGGCCCCGTACCCGAAGACCCCGGCCTCCCGTGGTACGTCGCGCCGCTGCCGACGTGGCTGGAGAACGTCGCGCTCCGGCTGGCCTGGCCGATCGCCGTGATCAATCTGCTCGGGACGCTCTTTGGCTTCTGGTACTACGCCGGCCGGCCGCTGGACCTCGCGCCGCCGCTCGTCGAGGGACAGCTCGGCGCGGCTCCGCCGCTCGCGTACCCGCTCATCCCCGACTCGCCGGTCGCGACGCTGTTCATCGGGCTCTCCTTCGCGGCGTGGCGGCTCGACTGGGACGTCCAGTGGCTCCACGCGCTGGCCTTCTTCGGCTGTATCAAGCTCGGCCTGTGGACGCCGTACGTCCAGCTCGTCGTCAACGGGGTCGGGAACCTCCCCCTGTGGCTCTACTGGTTCCTGATCCTCTCGCACCTCGCGATGGCCGTCGAAGCGTTCGTCATCCACCGATACGCCGCCTTCTCGATCCCGGCGGTCGCCGTCGCGACGGGCTGGTACCTGTTCAACGACGTGGTCGACTACTTCGTCCCGGTGCTGGACGGACCCCACCACACGTTCCTCCGGGCCGAACCGCTCGTCGGCGCTTACCAGTTCGACCACACGGTGCCGGCGCACGACCTCGCGGCGGCGTGGGCCGTCGTGCTGACCGTCCTCGCCGTGTTTCTCGCGCTGGCGACGCGAGTGGAACGGTTGCGGACCACCTGA
- a CDS encoding valine--tRNA ligase — translation MSDTQDPPTEESSADQSALDGEYDPREIEPKWQDHWVNEGTYAYDEDADTRFTIDTPPPTVSGNLHMGHLYQFTLQDFVARYHRMADDTVYFPFGYDDNGIASERLTERELGIRHQDFERRAFQEKCREVCTEYEAEFTEDVQSLAISVDWDNTYKTIAPEVQRISQLSFLDLYEQGREYRQRAPTIWCPDCETAISQVEQEDEDKHTKFNDIAFDLVERGDGEAADDETFTISTTRPELLPACVSVFVHPDDDANQHLVGGTARVPLFGQEVPIIADERVDMETGSGVVMCCTFGDQNDIEWYQAHDLDLRLAIDESATMTELAGEYEGMHTTEAREAIIEDLDEAGYLLESRDHDHTVQVHERCGVEVEYLVTEQWYVEMLDKREEYLQAGRQMEWYPEKMFSRYQHWIEGLEWDWCISRQRDSGIPIPVWYCDDCGEPILASPDQLPVDPLSDDPPVDACPDCGHSALTPEEDVFDTWATSSLTPLVNAGWDWAADDDAEGHLSVADGEFTMELPELYPFDLRPQGHDIISFWLFHTVVKCYEHTGEVPFDSVMINGMVLDENREAMSKSKGNVIPPSEVLENFPVDAARYWAAGTSIGDDFPYKEGDLEAGERLLQKLWNASRLVDQLTPRPDAVGAVPEEELAAVDRWLLAELDETIDSVTAKFEDYSFSKARNELRSFFWNTFCDDYLEIAKQRLDDTGDPSAEYTLVTAHETFLKLFAPFLPHVTEELYDRVYAADSSVHTTDWPTPGGYEADLEAGETAMEVVSALRRYKTEHGLPLNADLDHVEVYGHVEGFADAVAEAMHVDRLETFDEAPDITTEVSGIDLDYSLVGPEFGSDVGDIDAAIEAGDYEIDGDTLVVAGEFELADEMFTVEESRTYSGDGEMTETDSAVVVVR, via the coding sequence ATGAGTGACACACAGGACCCACCGACCGAGGAATCGTCAGCCGACCAGTCCGCCCTTGACGGGGAGTACGACCCCCGCGAGATCGAACCCAAGTGGCAGGACCACTGGGTGAACGAGGGCACCTACGCCTACGACGAGGACGCCGACACCCGCTTCACCATCGACACGCCGCCGCCGACGGTGTCGGGGAACCTCCACATGGGCCACCTCTACCAGTTCACGCTCCAGGACTTCGTCGCCCGCTACCACCGGATGGCCGACGACACCGTCTACTTCCCGTTCGGCTACGACGACAACGGCATCGCCTCCGAGCGGCTGACCGAGCGCGAACTGGGCATCCGCCACCAGGACTTCGAGCGCCGGGCGTTCCAGGAGAAGTGCCGAGAGGTCTGCACGGAGTACGAGGCGGAGTTCACCGAGGACGTCCAGTCGCTGGCGATCTCGGTCGACTGGGACAACACCTACAAGACCATCGCGCCGGAGGTCCAGCGGATCTCCCAGCTCTCCTTCCTCGACCTCTACGAGCAGGGCCGCGAGTACCGCCAGCGCGCCCCGACCATCTGGTGTCCGGACTGCGAGACGGCCATCTCCCAGGTCGAACAGGAAGACGAGGACAAACACACCAAGTTCAACGACATCGCCTTCGACCTCGTCGAGCGCGGCGACGGCGAGGCCGCCGACGACGAGACGTTCACCATCTCGACGACCCGGCCCGAACTGCTGCCGGCCTGTGTCTCCGTGTTCGTCCACCCCGACGACGACGCGAACCAGCACCTGGTCGGCGGCACCGCGCGGGTCCCGCTGTTCGGCCAGGAGGTCCCCATCATCGCCGACGAGCGCGTCGATATGGAGACCGGCAGCGGCGTCGTCATGTGCTGTACCTTCGGCGACCAGAACGACATCGAGTGGTACCAGGCCCACGACCTGGACCTCCGGCTGGCCATCGACGAGTCGGCGACGATGACCGAGCTCGCCGGCGAGTACGAGGGGATGCACACCACGGAGGCCCGCGAGGCCATCATCGAGGACCTCGACGAGGCGGGCTACCTGCTCGAATCGCGGGACCACGACCACACCGTCCAGGTCCACGAGCGCTGCGGCGTCGAGGTCGAGTACCTCGTCACCGAGCAGTGGTACGTCGAGATGCTCGACAAGAGGGAGGAGTACCTCCAGGCCGGCCGGCAGATGGAGTGGTACCCCGAGAAGATGTTCAGCCGCTACCAGCACTGGATCGAGGGCCTGGAGTGGGACTGGTGTATCTCCCGCCAGCGCGACTCCGGCATCCCGATCCCGGTCTGGTACTGCGACGACTGCGGCGAGCCGATCCTCGCCAGTCCCGACCAGCTGCCCGTCGACCCGCTCTCGGACGACCCGCCGGTCGACGCCTGCCCCGACTGCGGTCACAGCGCGCTCACGCCCGAGGAGGACGTCTTCGACACGTGGGCGACCTCCTCGCTGACGCCGCTGGTCAACGCCGGCTGGGACTGGGCGGCCGACGACGACGCCGAGGGTCACCTCTCGGTCGCCGACGGCGAGTTCACGATGGAGCTGCCGGAGCTGTACCCGTTCGACCTCCGGCCCCAGGGCCACGACATCATCTCCTTCTGGCTGTTCCACACCGTCGTCAAGTGCTACGAGCACACCGGCGAGGTCCCCTTCGACAGCGTGATGATCAACGGGATGGTGTTAGACGAGAACCGCGAGGCGATGTCCAAGTCCAAGGGCAACGTCATCCCGCCCAGCGAGGTGCTGGAGAACTTCCCGGTCGACGCCGCCCGCTACTGGGCCGCCGGCACCTCCATCGGCGACGACTTCCCGTACAAGGAGGGCGACCTCGAAGCGGGCGAGCGCCTGCTCCAGAAGCTCTGGAACGCCTCGCGGCTGGTCGACCAGCTCACGCCCCGGCCCGACGCCGTCGGCGCGGTTCCCGAGGAGGAGCTGGCGGCCGTCGACCGCTGGCTGCTGGCCGAACTCGACGAGACGATCGACTCCGTCACCGCGAAGTTCGAGGACTACTCGTTCTCGAAGGCCCGCAACGAACTCCGGTCGTTCTTCTGGAACACCTTCTGTGACGACTACCTCGAGATCGCGAAACAGCGACTCGACGACACCGGGGACCCCTCCGCGGAGTACACGCTCGTCACGGCCCACGAGACGTTCCTCAAGCTGTTCGCCCCCTTCCTCCCACACGTCACCGAGGAGCTGTACGACAGAGTGTACGCCGCCGATTCGTCGGTCCACACGACGGACTGGCCGACCCCGGGCGGCTACGAGGCCGACCTCGAAGCGGGCGAGACGGCGATGGAGGTCGTCTCCGCGCTGCGCCGGTACAAGACCGAGCACGGCCTGCCGCTGAACGCCGACCTCGACCACGTCGAGGTGTACGGCCACGTCGAGGGCTTCGCGGACGCCGTCGCCGAGGCGATGCACGTCGACCGGCTGGAGACGTTCGACGAGGCTCCCGACATCACGACCGAGGTCAGCGGCATCGACCTCGACTACTCGCTGGTCGGCCCCGAGTTCGGCAGCGACGTGGGCGACATCGACGCCGCCATCGAGGCCGGCGACTACGAGATCGACGGCGACACGCTGGTCGTCGCCGGCGAGTTCGAACTCGCCGACGAGATGTTCACCGTCGAGGAGTCACGCACCTACTCCGGCGACGGCGAGATGACCGAGACCGACAGCGCGGTCGTCGTCGTGCGATAG
- a CDS encoding DUF6293 family protein, whose amino-acid sequence MQTHIVPVGFDYDRLIAPLVREQLDVDRVVLLEGAVGSEANVEYSRNLAEKLEKDYRNLLGAETERFVVDDVYDYDAAFESAFELINDELDAGREVWVNVSAMPRTVSFAFATAAHSIMVEREGDRDRIHTYYTVPEKYLETELAEELRRQVDLLADLRDGDAVDDRIAERLSTALDLLDEFDERGTTIGAKEIDGSHVVELPVASFSNVKPFEEVILFTLGDHGEFESVSELAQELARELGEEYTDSFRSKVIYNVDRLGPGGKGYIEQEEHGKSYRTRLSRIGDLWVRAHSAEDREHDLL is encoded by the coding sequence ATGCAGACCCACATCGTCCCGGTCGGGTTCGACTACGACCGGCTCATCGCGCCGCTGGTGCGCGAGCAACTCGACGTGGACCGCGTCGTCCTGCTGGAGGGGGCGGTCGGCTCCGAGGCCAACGTCGAGTACTCGCGCAACCTCGCCGAGAAACTGGAGAAGGACTACCGGAACCTCCTCGGAGCGGAGACCGAACGGTTCGTCGTCGACGACGTCTACGACTACGACGCGGCCTTCGAGAGCGCGTTCGAACTGATCAACGACGAGCTCGACGCCGGCCGCGAGGTGTGGGTCAACGTCTCCGCGATGCCCCGGACCGTCTCCTTTGCCTTCGCCACCGCCGCCCACTCGATCATGGTCGAGCGCGAGGGCGACCGGGACCGCATCCACACCTACTACACGGTCCCCGAGAAGTACCTGGAGACGGAACTCGCCGAGGAACTCCGCCGCCAGGTCGACCTGCTCGCCGACCTCCGGGACGGCGATGCCGTCGACGACCGCATCGCGGAACGGCTCTCGACGGCCCTCGATCTCCTCGACGAGTTCGACGAGCGCGGCACCACCATCGGTGCCAAGGAGATCGACGGCTCCCACGTCGTCGAGCTCCCCGTCGCCTCCTTCTCGAACGTCAAGCCCTTCGAGGAGGTCATCCTCTTCACGCTTGGCGACCACGGCGAGTTCGAGTCCGTCTCCGAGCTCGCACAGGAACTGGCCCGCGAGCTCGGCGAGGAGTACACCGACAGTTTCCGCTCGAAGGTCATCTACAACGTCGACCGCCTCGGCCCCGGCGGCAAGGGGTACATCGAACAGGAGGAACACGGGAAGTCCTACCGGACGCGGCTGTCCCGCATCGGCGACCTGTGGGTCCGGGCCCACTCGGCCGAGGACCGCGAACACGACCTGCTCTAG
- a CDS encoding DUF2892 domain-containing protein yields the protein MDRSDADPGRLVRLLLAAVLALAALRSLRDGKRLRGLLAAAGAVAVGYDTVTRDIADVDVPDVVDEELSTDEDDAAGEEATAETETDGVEDAAVDASTNGHAADLVCADCGDPIVPGQNRGPNEDGEIVHDACD from the coding sequence ATGGACCGAAGCGACGCCGACCCCGGTCGACTCGTTCGCCTCCTGCTGGCCGCCGTCCTCGCGCTCGCAGCCCTGCGCTCGCTGCGCGACGGCAAGCGCTTGCGGGGCCTGCTGGCCGCCGCCGGGGCGGTCGCCGTCGGCTACGACACGGTGACCCGCGACATCGCGGACGTCGACGTCCCCGACGTCGTCGACGAGGAACTCTCGACCGACGAGGACGACGCGGCCGGCGAGGAAGCGACTGCGGAGACCGAGACCGACGGCGTCGAGGACGCGGCCGTCGACGCCTCGACGAACGGCCACGCCGCCGACCTCGTCTGTGCCGACTGTGGCGACCCGATCGTCCCCGGCCAGAACCGCGGCCCCAACGAGGACGGCGAGATCGTCCACGACGCCTGCGACTGA
- a CDS encoding sugar phosphate isomerase/epimerase family protein: protein MRTAIQLWTLRDVDRPLPELLAAVADAGYDGVEFAGIEDPPETARLLSETGLVAAGAHVDADELRADPAAVDDELATLSVPYAVVPHLDDDHFADAAAVEETAAALDDLALELDRPLLYHNHDHEFVPVGTETAFDRLIEATTVGIELDVGWARAAGRDPVALLSSLDGRVPVVHLKDVTADGEPTSLGDGVVDLPAVVDAAREAGADWLVFEHDDPDDPVAELRAGSETMARLLADD from the coding sequence ATGCGCACGGCGATACAGCTCTGGACGCTCCGGGACGTGGACCGGCCCCTGCCGGAACTGCTCGCGGCGGTCGCCGACGCCGGCTACGACGGCGTGGAGTTCGCCGGGATCGAGGACCCCCCGGAGACGGCGCGACTGCTCTCGGAGACCGGGCTGGTGGCAGCCGGCGCACACGTCGACGCCGACGAGCTGCGGGCCGACCCCGCGGCCGTCGACGACGAACTGGCGACGCTCTCGGTCCCCTACGCGGTCGTCCCGCACCTCGACGACGACCACTTCGCCGACGCCGCGGCGGTCGAGGAGACGGCGGCGGCCCTCGACGACCTCGCGCTCGAACTCGACCGACCGCTGCTGTACCACAACCACGACCACGAGTTCGTCCCCGTCGGAACGGAGACGGCCTTCGACCGCCTGATCGAGGCGACGACGGTCGGGATCGAACTCGACGTGGGGTGGGCGCGGGCGGCGGGCCGGGACCCGGTTGCGCTGCTCTCGTCCCTGGACGGGCGCGTGCCGGTGGTCCACCTGAAGGACGTCACGGCCGACGGCGAGCCGACGAGCCTCGGCGACGGCGTGGTGGACCTGCCGGCGGTGGTCGACGCCGCCCGCGAGGCCGGGGCCGACTGGCTCGTCTTCGAACACGACGACCCAGACGACCCGGTGGCGGAACTGCGGGCCGGGAGCGAGACGATGGCGCGACTGCTGGCGGACGACTGA
- the dnaG gene encoding DNA primase DnaG translates to MHDTAKYLIHADITAAGVVERSDVVGAVFGQTEGLLGDELDLRDLQDSQKVGRIDVDIRSEGGQSFGQLTVASGLDRVETAILAAALETIEQVGPCEAAIEVAEIEDVRTAKRREVVDRATELLAEFEEDAVTTEDIVETVRQRARVDDITEHEGLPAGPRVADSDAIVVVEGRADVLQLLKYGVKNAIAVEGTDVPEAVARLTRDRTVTAFLDGDRGGDLILKELAQVGEVDHVAIAPRGRSVEDLSRTEAMTALRDKVPYEAVADADSPADAVADADEVAAGDGGGAVSSTAETAPADTTDEPAEPTATADTTDPGETTTAAADPSAATDSPGSDGRTAEPRAGTSEATDADRESEAVDSSADGAAEPDGPQTLSDHVEAVVGADSGRVRVLDADLTVLAEGDADDAVPLIADCEGSPRTVVVDADCTQKVLDVSAQRGVDVVVATGDGEYVKQPTGVQVRTAD, encoded by the coding sequence ATGCACGACACAGCGAAGTACCTGATACACGCGGACATCACCGCGGCCGGCGTCGTCGAGCGCAGCGACGTGGTCGGCGCGGTGTTCGGCCAGACGGAGGGGTTGCTCGGCGACGAACTGGACCTGCGGGACCTGCAGGACTCCCAGAAGGTCGGCCGGATCGACGTGGACATCCGCTCGGAGGGCGGCCAGTCGTTCGGCCAGCTCACCGTCGCCAGCGGCCTCGACCGGGTCGAGACGGCCATCCTCGCGGCCGCGCTGGAGACCATCGAACAGGTCGGCCCCTGCGAGGCGGCCATCGAGGTGGCCGAGATCGAGGACGTCCGCACCGCCAAGCGCCGCGAGGTCGTCGACCGGGCGACGGAGCTGCTGGCGGAGTTCGAGGAGGACGCCGTCACCACCGAGGACATCGTCGAGACGGTGCGCCAGCGGGCTCGCGTCGACGACATCACCGAACACGAGGGGCTGCCGGCCGGCCCCCGGGTCGCCGACTCCGACGCCATCGTCGTCGTCGAGGGCCGGGCCGACGTGCTCCAGTTGCTGAAGTACGGCGTCAAGAACGCCATCGCCGTCGAGGGGACCGACGTGCCCGAGGCGGTCGCGAGACTGACCCGCGATCGGACCGTCACCGCCTTCCTCGACGGCGACCGGGGCGGGGACCTCATCCTCAAGGAACTGGCGCAGGTCGGCGAGGTCGACCACGTCGCCATCGCCCCCCGCGGCCGGTCCGTCGAGGACCTCTCGCGGACCGAGGCGATGACCGCACTCCGGGACAAGGTCCCCTACGAGGCCGTCGCCGACGCGGACTCGCCGGCGGACGCCGTCGCCGACGCCGACGAGGTGGCGGCCGGCGACGGCGGGGGGGCCGTCTCTTCGACCGCGGAGACAGCGCCCGCGGACACCACGGACGAGCCCGCGGAACCGACGGCGACGGCCGACACGACCGACCCCGGGGAGACGACGACCGCGGCCGCCGACCCCTCGGCGGCGACGGACTCGCCCGGAAGCGACGGGCGGACGGCGGAGCCACGGGCCGGCACGAGCGAGGCGACGGACGCCGACCGAGAGAGCGAGGCCGTGGACTCCTCGGCGGACGGCGCGGCCGAGCCGGACGGGCCGCAGACGCTCTCGGACCACGTCGAGGCCGTGGTCGGTGCCGACAGCGGCCGGGTCCGCGTCCTCGACGCCGACCTGACGGTGCTGGCCGAGGGCGACGCCGACGACGCCGTCCCGCTGATCGCCGACTGCGAGGGGAGCCCCCGGACCGTCGTCGTCGACGCCGACTGCACGCAGAAGGTCCTCGACGTGTCGGCCCAGCGCGGCGTCGACGTGGTGGTCGCCACCGGCGACGGCGAGTACGTCAAACAGCCCACCGGCGTGCAGGTGCGGACCGCGGACTAG
- a CDS encoding tRNA-binding protein has translation MGLTEENIDPARFLEDVEMRVGEVVDVADFPEARKDVYKLRVDVGEETLQTAAGLTDCYDHEELLGAQVIAVVNLGTVTIAGFESECLVTGVDGEDGVVHLTTERDVEPGTRVY, from the coding sequence ATGGGTCTCACAGAGGAGAACATCGACCCCGCACGGTTCCTCGAAGACGTGGAGATGCGCGTCGGCGAGGTGGTCGACGTGGCAGACTTCCCCGAGGCGCGCAAGGACGTCTACAAGCTCCGGGTCGACGTCGGCGAGGAGACGCTCCAGACGGCCGCCGGCCTCACCGACTGCTACGACCACGAGGAGCTGCTTGGCGCGCAGGTGATCGCCGTCGTCAACCTCGGCACCGTCACGATCGCCGGCTTCGAGAGCGAGTGCCTCGTCACCGGCGTCGACGGCGAGGACGGCGTCGTCCACCTGACGACCGAGCGGGACGTCGAACCCGGCACCCGGGTGTACTGA
- a CDS encoding sodium:solute symporter family protein — translation MADTALQLGIVGAYMLVALAVGVVAYRLTDRSAEDYYLASRTLGTVVLLFTTFATLLSAFTFFGGPNLAFSAGPEWILVMGLMDGVIFAVLWYVLGYKQWLVGKRHGYVTLGEMLGDRFGSTGLRVLVAGVSLVWLFPYVMLQQKGAGQAIVGLTGGAVPFWVGAGGITLFMILYVAVSGMRGVAWTDTLQGIFMLSLVWVAVAWVLSAVGGAGAATAAVGETQPEFLSLGGGLYTRQYVVSTAVSIAFGVTMFPQINQRFFAAGSKKVLKRTFALWPVLVLLLFVPAFMLGTWAAGLGVTVPQGSNVVPALLSEYTPAWFAALVIAGAMAAMMSSSDSMLLSGSSYLTRDLYRPLKRTLGTADTDADRESLVARAGVVAFASLSFVASLYSPGTLVQIGDTAFSGFAQLTLPVALALYWQGTTRYGMYAGVVGSQLFYVAHVFPIVATVGGLLGVSVSLPAAYLGWTPGVVGILLGALLTVGVSLATSPAPTEDRSAYDVTGAEAD, via the coding sequence ATGGCCGACACCGCCCTGCAACTCGGCATCGTCGGCGCGTACATGCTCGTCGCGCTCGCCGTGGGCGTGGTCGCCTACCGCCTGACCGACCGCAGCGCCGAGGACTACTACCTCGCGAGCCGGACGCTGGGGACGGTCGTGCTCCTGTTCACGACGTTCGCGACGCTGCTGTCGGCCTTCACCTTCTTCGGCGGCCCCAACCTCGCGTTCTCGGCCGGTCCCGAGTGGATACTCGTGATGGGGCTGATGGACGGAGTCATCTTCGCCGTCCTCTGGTACGTGCTCGGCTACAAGCAGTGGCTGGTCGGGAAGCGCCACGGCTACGTCACGCTCGGGGAGATGCTGGGCGACCGGTTCGGCTCGACGGGCCTGCGCGTGCTCGTCGCCGGCGTCAGCCTCGTCTGGCTGTTCCCCTACGTGATGCTCCAGCAGAAGGGGGCCGGCCAGGCCATCGTCGGCCTCACCGGCGGCGCGGTGCCGTTCTGGGTCGGTGCCGGCGGCATCACGCTGTTCATGATCCTCTACGTCGCCGTCTCCGGGATGCGCGGCGTCGCCTGGACCGACACGCTGCAGGGGATCTTCATGCTCTCGCTGGTGTGGGTCGCCGTCGCCTGGGTCCTCTCGGCGGTCGGCGGCGCGGGCGCGGCGACGGCGGCCGTCGGCGAGACGCAGCCGGAGTTTCTCTCGCTCGGCGGCGGGCTCTACACCCGGCAGTACGTCGTCTCGACGGCGGTGAGCATCGCCTTCGGCGTGACGATGTTCCCCCAGATCAATCAGCGGTTCTTCGCCGCCGGGTCGAAGAAGGTGCTCAAGCGCACCTTCGCCCTGTGGCCGGTCCTCGTCCTCCTGCTGTTCGTCCCGGCGTTTATGCTCGGGACGTGGGCCGCCGGGCTGGGCGTCACCGTCCCCCAGGGCAGCAACGTCGTCCCCGCGCTGCTGAGCGAGTACACGCCCGCGTGGTTCGCGGCGCTGGTCATCGCCGGCGCGATGGCGGCGATGATGTCCTCCAGCGACTCGATGCTGCTGTCGGGGTCGTCCTACCTCACCCGCGACCTCTACCGCCCGCTGAAGCGGACGCTCGGCACGGCGGACACCGACGCCGACCGCGAGTCGCTGGTCGCCCGCGCCGGCGTCGTCGCCTTCGCGTCGCTGTCGTTCGTCGCCAGCCTCTACTCGCCGGGCACGCTCGTCCAGATCGGCGACACCGCCTTCAGCGGTTTCGCCCAGTTGACGCTCCCGGTCGCGCTGGCGCTGTACTGGCAGGGGACGACCCGCTACGGGATGTACGCCGGCGTCGTCGGCAGCCAGCTGTTCTACGTCGCCCACGTGTTCCCGATCGTGGCGACGGTCGGCGGCCTGCTGGGCGTCTCCGTCTCGCTGCCCGCCGCTTACCTCGGCTGGACGCCCGGCGTCGTCGGCATCCTGCTGGGTGCCCTCCTCACCGTCGGCGTCTCGCTCGCGACCAGTCCGGCTCCGACCGAGGACCGCAGCGCCTACGACGTCACCGGGGCCGAGGCCGACTGA
- a CDS encoding sensor histidine kinase — MQRELGPALPHVASATASGGLAAWYAVHWGVGAATDLVWIALPTVLSVVILAAGERFRRLEPTRRQVLATAALLGGGGVYGGGFVAVIQFLQSLGGGTLVRPAYMTAMAAVGGVAMATAIAHYYVGYTQRIRDIRAESARSRRLQKQASVLNRTLRHNLRNELQVIDGWLGAAFGQEDVDPDRGRRVIRDHLDELSDASERARRIERVLGTDEQVSVDVTAAVEDAAATVGRPVTVSTETPATAPARVHPEIRAAIGEVFENAVEHNDRVDLTVSATVRRAPDGDRWLVDVTDDGGGIPSVELDALEEATEGPLKHGRGLGLYLIQTVVDQSGGSLSVSSEGAGGTTVSMALPVDHATAGDGLASRRPERVAAGDGSETTRSGVAHLD, encoded by the coding sequence ATGCAGCGAGAGTTGGGTCCCGCGCTCCCCCACGTCGCGTCCGCGACGGCGAGTGGCGGCCTCGCGGCGTGGTACGCGGTGCACTGGGGGGTCGGGGCGGCGACCGACCTCGTCTGGATCGCGCTCCCGACGGTGCTCTCGGTGGTCATCCTCGCCGCCGGGGAGCGCTTCCGGCGGTTAGAACCGACGCGTCGCCAGGTCCTCGCGACGGCGGCGCTCCTGGGCGGCGGGGGCGTCTACGGCGGAGGGTTCGTCGCCGTCATCCAGTTCCTCCAGTCACTCGGGGGCGGGACGCTCGTCCGACCGGCGTACATGACCGCGATGGCCGCCGTCGGCGGGGTCGCGATGGCGACGGCCATCGCCCACTACTACGTCGGCTACACCCAACGCATCCGCGACATCCGGGCGGAGTCGGCCCGCTCACGCCGGCTCCAGAAACAGGCGAGCGTGCTCAACCGGACCCTCCGGCACAACCTCCGGAACGAGCTCCAGGTCATCGACGGCTGGCTCGGGGCCGCGTTCGGGCAGGAAGACGTCGACCCCGACCGCGGCCGGCGCGTGATCCGCGACCACCTCGACGAACTCAGCGACGCGAGCGAACGCGCCCGGCGCATCGAGCGCGTCCTGGGGACCGACGAGCAGGTGTCCGTCGACGTGACCGCGGCCGTCGAGGACGCGGCTGCGACGGTCGGGAGGCCAGTCACCGTGTCGACCGAGACGCCCGCGACCGCACCGGCCCGAGTCCACCCGGAGATCAGGGCGGCGATCGGTGAGGTGTTCGAGAACGCCGTCGAACACAACGACCGCGTGGACCTGACCGTCAGCGCGACCGTGCGGCGCGCTCCGGACGGCGACCGCTGGCTGGTCGACGTGACGGACGACGGCGGCGGCATCCCCAGCGTCGAACTCGACGCGCTCGAGGAGGCGACGGAGGGACCGCTCAAGCACGGTCGCGGCCTCGGCCTCTACCTCATCCAGACCGTCGTCGATCAGTCCGGCGGCAGCCTGTCCGTCTCCTCGGAGGGGGCCGGTGGGACGACGGTCTCGATGGCGCTCCCCGTCGACCACGCCACGGCCGGGGACGGGCTCGCGAGTCGACGCCCGGAGCGGGTCGCCGCGGGGGACGGGAGTGAGACGACCCGCTCCGGCGTGGCGCACCTCGACTGA
- a CDS encoding DUF3311 domain-containing protein yields MTRTRTLAWTAVALVLMALAVPWFLWDSAAVAAGLPVWLWWHIGWMALASAVFAVFAHTDWGVGVEGVR; encoded by the coding sequence ATGACTCGGACGCGAACGCTGGCGTGGACGGCCGTCGCGCTCGTCCTGATGGCGCTGGCGGTGCCGTGGTTCCTCTGGGACAGCGCGGCCGTCGCCGCCGGCCTGCCGGTGTGGCTCTGGTGGCATATCGGGTGGATGGCCCTCGCGAGCGCCGTCTTCGCCGTCTTCGCGCACACCGACTGGGGCGTCGGCGTGGAGGGGGTGCGCTGA